In one Bordetella pertussis 18323 genomic region, the following are encoded:
- a CDS encoding TonB-dependent receptor domain-containing protein → MLATPLQLASTPPRHRARCTHLQTQPGRIQPIDSSQLAGHWRVRGGLGVQSASIVRDNNGQAGKRVRNVARLNGSLFLSYRPPQGWYGETGVTFVGARYADNANAVRLPDYGRLDAMLGYRTGAWDWRLAVRNLADKTYFASATSAGQIRYGEPRVALATLQYVF, encoded by the coding sequence ATCCTGGCTACACCACTACAACTGGCATCGACCCCACCAAGGCATCGGGCGCGCTGTACCCATCTCCAGACTCAACCTGGACGAATACAACCTATTGACAGTTCACAGCTAGCCGGGCACTGGCGCGTGCGCGGCGGCCTGGGCGTGCAGAGCGCCTCCATCGTCCGCGACAACAATGGGCAGGCCGGCAAGCGCGTGCGCAACGTGGCGCGCCTCAACGGCAGCCTGTTTCTGTCCTACCGGCCGCCACAGGGCTGGTACGGTGAAACCGGGGTGACCTTCGTGGGTGCGCGCTACGCCGACAATGCCAACGCGGTCCGCTTGCCCGACTATGGGCGCCTGGACGCCATGCTCGGCTACCGCACCGGAGCCTGGGACTGGCGGCTGGCGGTGCGCAACCTGGCCGACAAGACTTACTTCGCCTCGGCCACCAGCGCCGGCCAGATCCGCTACGGCGAGCCGCGCGTCGCGCTTGCCACGCTGCAGTACGTTTTCTGA
- the cydC gene encoding thiol reductant ABC exporter subunit CydC, with protein MSLWRLLFRLYARRKGALALALALSLLTVAAGVGLLGVSGWFLTGAALAGAGAVFNLFVPSSLVRGLSFIRIASRYGERLAGHAATLRLLADLRASVFRSLVRLTPRQLARYRGGDLVARLTSDVDALDTVFLFVLAPVAVALVGGAILTAVMGAWIPAAALVVAAALLLCCAVAPWWLARAGRRPGAAVQESAAALRAATLDAVEGHADIAALHAGAQARAQFADACEQSARARAAQVRIAARGQWLAQLAAGAAVLAVLWFGLDGLAAGELGGPLLAGLLLATIGIFEVAGPVMRGVSRLGAAVAAAARIGEIAAREPDLRDPAAPRALPPAGELALEDVTFAYPVPDAAPHPVLDGASLRVAPGQRVAIVGASGAGKSTVLQLLLRLEDPQRGAVRYAGCDVRECAQAELHRRVALLSQDAPLLLGTVRTNLLIGDAQADDAALWRALDAARLGEVVRGLPHGLDTWIGETGAGLSAGQARRLCLARALLTGASAILLDEPTAGLDAATEAELLADLARATQGRTVVLATHARLPPGTVDTVYTLQAGRLHRAAPM; from the coding sequence ATGAGCCTGTGGCGCTTACTGTTCCGCTTGTACGCGCGCCGCAAAGGCGCGCTGGCGCTGGCCCTGGCGCTGTCGCTGCTGACCGTGGCGGCGGGCGTGGGCCTGCTCGGGGTGTCGGGCTGGTTCCTGACCGGGGCGGCGCTGGCCGGCGCGGGCGCGGTGTTCAATCTGTTCGTGCCGTCGTCGCTGGTGCGCGGCCTGTCGTTCATCCGCATCGCCTCGCGCTACGGTGAACGGCTGGCCGGCCACGCCGCCACGCTGCGCCTGCTGGCCGATCTGCGGGCCTCGGTATTCCGCTCGCTGGTGCGCCTGACGCCGCGCCAACTGGCGCGCTACCGCGGCGGCGACTTGGTGGCGCGGCTGACCAGCGACGTCGACGCGCTGGATACGGTGTTCCTGTTCGTGCTGGCGCCGGTTGCGGTGGCGCTGGTGGGCGGCGCCATCCTGACCGCGGTCATGGGGGCCTGGATTCCGGCCGCCGCGCTGGTGGTGGCCGCGGCCTTGCTGCTGTGCTGTGCCGTGGCGCCCTGGTGGCTGGCGCGCGCCGGCCGCCGGCCCGGCGCGGCGGTGCAGGAAAGCGCGGCGGCCCTGCGCGCGGCGACGCTGGATGCGGTCGAAGGCCATGCCGACATCGCGGCCCTGCATGCCGGCGCCCAGGCGCGCGCGCAGTTCGCCGACGCGTGCGAGCAGTCGGCCCGCGCGCGCGCGGCGCAGGTGCGCATCGCCGCGCGCGGCCAGTGGCTGGCGCAGTTGGCCGCCGGCGCGGCGGTGCTGGCCGTGCTGTGGTTCGGGCTGGACGGACTGGCGGCGGGCGAGCTGGGCGGCCCCTTGCTGGCGGGCTTGTTGCTGGCGACGATCGGCATCTTCGAAGTGGCCGGCCCGGTCATGCGCGGCGTTTCGCGCCTGGGCGCTGCGGTCGCCGCCGCCGCGCGCATCGGCGAGATCGCCGCGCGCGAACCCGACCTGCGCGATCCGGCCGCGCCGCGCGCCTTGCCGCCGGCGGGCGAACTGGCGCTGGAGGACGTGACGTTCGCCTATCCCGTGCCCGACGCCGCGCCGCATCCGGTGCTCGACGGCGCCAGCCTGCGCGTCGCGCCCGGGCAGCGCGTGGCCATCGTCGGCGCCAGCGGCGCCGGCAAGTCGACCGTGCTGCAGCTGCTGCTGCGCCTGGAGGACCCGCAGCGCGGCGCGGTGCGCTACGCCGGCTGCGATGTGCGCGAGTGCGCGCAGGCCGAGCTGCATCGCCGCGTGGCCTTGCTGTCGCAGGATGCGCCATTGCTTCTCGGCACCGTGCGCACCAATCTGCTGATCGGCGACGCGCAGGCCGACGACGCGGCGCTGTGGCGCGCGCTGGACGCGGCGCGCCTGGGCGAGGTGGTGCGTGGCCTGCCGCACGGCCTCGATACGTGGATAGGCGAGACCGGTGCGGGACTGTCGGCCGGCCAGGCGCGCCGCCTTTGCCTGGCGCGCGCGTTGCTGACCGGCGCATCGGCCATCCTGCTCGACGAGCCCACCGCGGGCCTGGACGCGGCCACCGAGGCCGAGCTGCTGGCGGATCTGGCGCGCGCCACGCAGGGGCGCACCGTGGTGCTCGCCACGCATGCCCGCCTGCCGCCGGGTACGGTCGATACGGTGTACACGCTGCAAGCAGGCCGGCTGCACCGCGCCGCGCCCATGTGA
- the cydX gene encoding cytochrome bd-I oxidase subunit CydX, with protein MWYFSWILGLSLACAFGILNAMWFELREGHAHDPYKKPADE; from the coding sequence ATGTGGTATTTCTCTTGGATTCTTGGCCTGAGCCTGGCGTGTGCGTTCGGCATCCTGAATGCGATGTGGTTCGAGTTGCGCGAAGGCCATGCGCACGATCCCTACAAGAAGCCGGCTGACGAGTGA
- a CDS encoding FadR/GntR family transcriptional regulator codes for MLQPTPTLTDQVAGQLARAIADGAYAVGAKLPTGRALAQQYGVSAAVIREATERLRAQGLVQSRQGSGCTVVARTPAGGFQVPAGGLDRAHLARVYELRMELEGGAAALAARRRGAADLDRMRQALQALQREPIEPEQGVVHDVGFHVAIATATANPYYLQLLQYLNLQLRQAVETARANTRRQGDPVHAVHEEHLAIYRAIERGEPEAARAAAQHHLLGAAARLQLDMNL; via the coding sequence ATGCTCCAGCCCACCCCCACGCTTACCGACCAGGTCGCCGGACAACTGGCCCGCGCCATCGCCGATGGCGCCTACGCCGTGGGCGCCAAGCTGCCGACCGGCCGTGCGCTGGCGCAGCAGTACGGCGTGAGCGCCGCGGTCATCCGCGAGGCGACCGAGCGCCTGCGCGCCCAGGGCCTGGTGCAAAGCCGGCAGGGCTCGGGCTGTACCGTGGTGGCCCGCACGCCGGCCGGCGGCTTTCAGGTGCCCGCGGGCGGCCTGGACCGCGCGCATCTGGCGCGGGTGTACGAGCTGCGCATGGAGCTCGAAGGCGGGGCTGCCGCACTGGCGGCGCGCCGTCGCGGCGCCGCCGACCTCGACCGCATGCGGCAGGCCTTGCAGGCGCTGCAGCGCGAGCCCATCGAACCCGAGCAGGGCGTGGTCCACGACGTGGGTTTCCACGTGGCCATCGCCACGGCGACCGCCAATCCCTATTACCTGCAGTTGCTGCAATACCTCAACCTGCAATTGCGCCAGGCGGTGGAGACCGCGCGCGCCAATACGCGGCGCCAGGGCGACCCTGTGCACGCGGTGCACGAAGAACACCTGGCGATCTACCGCGCCATCGAACGCGGCGAGCCCGAGGCGGCGCGCGCGGCGGCGCAACACCATCTGCTGGGCGCGGCGGCGCGCCTGCAGCTCGACATGAACCTTTGA
- a CDS encoding cytochrome ubiquinol oxidase subunit I: protein MSAVRAGLPSGSVSMIDLDVVNLSRFQFAATALYHFLFVPLTLGLSFILAIMESVYVMTGRQIWKRMTMFWGTLFGINFALGVATGVAMEFQFGMNWSYYSHYVGDIFGAPLALEGLMAFFLEATFVGLFFFGWNRLSKVGHLVVTWLVAFGTNFSALWILIANGWMQNPVGAMFNPDTMRMEMTDFAAVLLNPVAQAKFVHTVSAGYVAGAMFVMSISAWYLLKGRHIDLAKRSMAVAASFGLASALSVVVLGDESGYLTTEHQKMKIAAIEAMWHTEPAPASFNLIAIPNQEERRNEFAISIPYVMGLIGTRSLTTPLLGIDDLVRRAEVRIREGITAYEALQRVRANPKDVDARMLFERTWPDLGYALLVKRYQPDLSKATDEQIAQAALDTVPNVAPLFWAFRVMVAVGFYLILFFGVAFWLASRGRLDSRPGLLKVALWSLPLPWVAIESGWFVAEYGRQPWVIEGVLPTYYAASGLTITDLAISLAIFLVLYTVLLVIGVKVMLHAVKAGPKGEASEPAGRRADPVQAAVDAY, encoded by the coding sequence ATGTCGGCTGTCCGGGCCGGCCTACCGTCTGGGAGCGTCTCCATGATTGACCTCGATGTCGTCAACCTGTCGCGATTCCAGTTTGCCGCGACCGCGCTATACCACTTCCTGTTCGTTCCCCTCACGCTCGGCCTGTCGTTCATCCTGGCCATCATGGAAAGCGTGTACGTCATGACCGGCCGCCAGATCTGGAAGCGAATGACGATGTTCTGGGGCACGCTGTTCGGCATCAACTTCGCCCTGGGCGTGGCCACCGGCGTGGCCATGGAATTCCAGTTCGGCATGAACTGGTCCTACTACAGCCACTACGTCGGCGATATCTTCGGCGCGCCGCTGGCGCTCGAGGGCCTGATGGCGTTCTTCCTCGAGGCCACCTTCGTCGGCCTGTTCTTCTTCGGCTGGAACCGCCTGTCCAAGGTCGGCCACCTGGTGGTGACCTGGCTGGTGGCGTTCGGCACCAACTTCTCGGCGCTCTGGATCCTGATCGCCAACGGCTGGATGCAGAACCCGGTGGGCGCGATGTTCAATCCGGACACCATGCGCATGGAAATGACCGACTTCGCCGCCGTGCTGCTCAACCCGGTGGCGCAGGCCAAGTTCGTGCATACGGTCAGCGCCGGCTACGTGGCGGGCGCGATGTTCGTGATGTCGATCAGCGCCTGGTACCTGCTCAAGGGCCGCCACATCGACCTGGCCAAGCGTTCGATGGCGGTGGCGGCCAGCTTCGGCCTGGCTTCGGCGCTGTCTGTGGTGGTGCTGGGCGACGAAAGCGGTTATCTCACCACCGAACACCAGAAAATGAAGATCGCGGCCATCGAGGCCATGTGGCATACCGAGCCGGCGCCGGCCTCGTTCAACCTGATCGCCATTCCCAACCAGGAAGAGCGCAGGAACGAGTTCGCGATTTCCATTCCGTACGTCATGGGGCTGATCGGTACGCGTTCGCTGACCACGCCGCTGCTGGGCATCGACGACCTGGTGCGGCGCGCGGAGGTGCGCATCCGCGAGGGCATTACCGCCTACGAGGCGCTGCAGCGCGTTCGCGCCAATCCCAAGGACGTCGACGCGCGCATGCTGTTCGAGCGCACCTGGCCGGATCTGGGCTACGCCCTGCTGGTCAAGCGCTACCAGCCCGACCTGTCCAAGGCCACCGACGAACAGATCGCGCAGGCGGCGCTCGACACGGTGCCGAACGTGGCGCCGCTGTTCTGGGCGTTCCGCGTCATGGTGGCGGTGGGCTTCTACCTGATCCTGTTCTTCGGCGTGGCGTTCTGGCTGGCTTCGCGCGGGCGCCTGGACAGCCGGCCCGGCCTGCTCAAGGTGGCGTTGTGGAGCCTGCCGCTGCCATGGGTGGCGATCGAGAGTGGCTGGTTCGTGGCCGAGTACGGCCGCCAGCCCTGGGTGATCGAGGGCGTGCTGCCGACCTACTATGCGGCATCCGGCCTGACCATCACCGACCTGGCGATCAGCCTGGCCATTTTCCTGGTGCTCTATACGGTGCTGCTGGTGATAGGCGTCAAGGTGATGCTGCATGCCGTCAAGGCCGGGCCGAAAGGCGAGGCGAGCGAGCCGGCCGGCCGGCGCGCCGATCCGGTCCAGGCGGCCGTCGATGCGTATTGA
- the cydD gene encoding thiol reductant ABC exporter subunit CydD — translation MSGASGIEHDPAAALNKPPREHSRWLAMRARAARVPLTVAGAAPLIGGVLLVIQAWLLARVLDQAIVQGAARAELATSIVAISALMLARAALAWLGERAGAAAAERIKRQVREALFARLLALGPQWSRQRASGELASAMVEQVEALDAFFAKYLPAMGAAAVLPVAFAVVVLPVDVITGLLLLVSAPLIPLFMALVGWGAEAASRRHLQAFARLSGFFADRLRGLATLKLYGRAEAEEQSVVAASDALRQRTMAVLRIAFLSSAVLEFFAAQGVAGVAVYIGLTYLGFLDVRASVLTLQGGFFCLLLAPEVYGPLRQFAAHYHDRAAARAAVAQIARTFDGLPSPGVEPAPPAQAPALARGAARLAASGLTVTQPGRPAPVLREAALQLDAGAHVALRGASGAGKTTLLELLARLRDGAGAIALDGVPLADWDEAALRERVVLIGQRPYLYAGSIADNIRLARPGASAALVEEAARRACVMEFAQALPRGLDTPLGSRGHGLSGGQAQRVALARLFLRDPGLILLDEPAAHLDAATQARVLDEVLAFAQGRTLLLATHADAVARRLPRQWMLEQGRLRELQPA, via the coding sequence GTGAGCGGCGCTTCCGGTATCGAGCATGATCCCGCCGCCGCGCTGAACAAACCGCCCCGCGAGCATTCGCGCTGGCTGGCGATGCGGGCGCGCGCGGCGCGCGTGCCGCTGACGGTTGCCGGCGCCGCGCCGCTGATCGGCGGCGTGCTGTTGGTCATCCAGGCCTGGCTGCTGGCCCGCGTGCTGGACCAGGCCATCGTGCAGGGCGCGGCACGCGCCGAGCTGGCCACCTCCATTGTCGCGATCTCGGCCCTCATGCTGGCGCGCGCCGCGCTGGCCTGGCTGGGCGAGCGCGCCGGCGCCGCGGCGGCCGAGCGCATCAAGCGCCAGGTGCGCGAGGCGCTGTTCGCGCGCTTGCTGGCCCTGGGCCCTCAATGGTCGCGCCAGCGCGCCTCGGGCGAACTGGCCAGCGCCATGGTCGAGCAGGTCGAGGCGCTGGACGCCTTCTTCGCCAAGTACCTGCCCGCCATGGGCGCGGCGGCGGTGCTGCCGGTCGCCTTCGCGGTCGTGGTGCTGCCGGTCGATGTGATCACCGGCCTGCTGCTGCTGGTGAGCGCGCCGCTGATCCCCCTGTTCATGGCGCTGGTGGGGTGGGGGGCGGAGGCGGCCAGCCGCCGTCACCTGCAGGCGTTTGCGCGGCTGTCGGGGTTCTTCGCCGACCGCTTGCGCGGCCTGGCCACGCTGAAGCTGTATGGCCGCGCCGAGGCCGAGGAGCAGTCGGTCGTGGCGGCCAGCGACGCCTTGCGCCAGCGCACGATGGCGGTGCTGCGCATCGCTTTCCTGTCCTCGGCCGTGCTGGAGTTCTTCGCGGCGCAGGGCGTGGCCGGCGTGGCGGTCTATATCGGCCTGACCTACCTGGGCTTTCTCGATGTGCGGGCATCGGTGCTGACCTTGCAGGGCGGGTTCTTCTGCCTGTTGCTGGCTCCCGAGGTATACGGGCCGTTGCGCCAGTTCGCCGCTCATTACCACGACCGGGCGGCCGCGCGCGCCGCGGTGGCGCAGATCGCGCGCACCTTCGACGGCCTGCCCTCGCCCGGGGTTGAGCCCGCACCGCCGGCCCAGGCGCCGGCCTTGGCGCGCGGCGCGGCGCGCCTGGCCGCGAGCGGCCTGACCGTGACGCAGCCGGGCCGCCCCGCGCCGGTGCTGCGCGAAGCCGCCCTGCAGCTGGACGCCGGCGCGCACGTCGCATTGCGCGGCGCCAGCGGCGCCGGCAAGACGACCTTGCTGGAGTTGCTGGCGCGCTTGCGCGACGGCGCCGGCGCCATCGCGCTGGACGGCGTGCCGTTGGCCGACTGGGACGAAGCCGCGCTGCGCGAACGCGTGGTGCTGATCGGTCAACGGCCTTATCTGTACGCCGGTTCGATCGCCGACAACATCCGCCTGGCGCGGCCTGGCGCCAGTGCCGCGCTGGTCGAGGAGGCGGCGCGCCGCGCCTGCGTCATGGAGTTCGCGCAGGCTTTGCCGCGCGGCCTGGACACGCCGCTGGGCAGCCGCGGCCATGGCCTGTCGGGAGGGCAGGCGCAGCGTGTGGCGCTGGCGCGCCTGTTCCTGCGCGACCCCGGGCTGATCCTGCTGGACGAGCCTGCCGCCCACCTGGATGCGGCGACGCAGGCGCGCGTGCTCGACGAGGTCCTGGCTTTCGCGCAGGGACGCACCTTGCTGCTGGCCACGCATGCCGACGCGGTGGCGCGGCGCCTGCCGCGGCAATGGATGCTGGAGCAGGGCCGCCTGCGGGAGTTGCAGCCGGCATGA
- a CDS encoding FAD-binding oxidoreductase: MSASEFPQRLTQALGADVVATSPADIEPWLSDWRGIYRGQAQAVVRPRTTDEVARCLALCQQAGVPVVPHGGNTGLCGGATPDAAQANVVLSLERMNAIRALDTVANTMVAEAGCILGNLRRAAQDANRLLPLSLAAEDSSQIGGNVATNAGGVNVVRYGMARELVLGLEAVLPNGEVLHGLRTLRKDNTGYDLKQLLIGSEGTLGVITAVALRLFPRADTRTVVLAAVESPRQALQLYELLFEQCGARLQAFEYFSGDCLDLVLTHVDGLHEPFAQRYPAYVLVELADTIDEAALNALVEEVIGAALERELCLDAAVSASLAQLQTLWRLREEISEAQRADGPHLKHDVSLPIERIPEFMETAEARVRERYPDIRPFIFGHFGDGNLHYNLSRPAGAPREWAAEQGDAVTDLVLDEVLRYGGSISAEHGIGQLKRDHFLHSKDPLELRLMREIKRVLDPAGIMNPGKLL; this comes from the coding sequence ATGAGTGCATCCGAATTTCCGCAACGATTGACGCAGGCGCTGGGCGCCGATGTGGTGGCGACCAGCCCGGCCGATATCGAACCCTGGCTGAGCGACTGGCGCGGCATCTACCGAGGCCAGGCCCAGGCGGTGGTGCGGCCGCGCACGACCGACGAAGTGGCGCGCTGCCTGGCGCTGTGCCAGCAGGCGGGCGTGCCGGTGGTGCCGCACGGCGGCAATACCGGCCTGTGCGGCGGCGCCACGCCGGACGCCGCGCAGGCCAACGTGGTGCTCAGCCTGGAGCGCATGAACGCGATCCGCGCGCTGGATACCGTGGCCAACACCATGGTGGCCGAGGCCGGCTGCATTCTGGGCAACCTGCGCCGCGCCGCCCAGGACGCCAACCGCCTGCTGCCGTTGTCGCTGGCGGCCGAGGATTCTAGCCAGATCGGCGGCAACGTCGCCACCAACGCCGGCGGCGTCAACGTGGTGCGCTACGGGATGGCGCGCGAACTGGTGCTGGGCCTGGAGGCGGTGCTGCCCAACGGCGAAGTCCTGCACGGCCTGCGCACGCTGCGCAAGGACAACACCGGCTACGACCTCAAGCAGCTGCTGATCGGCTCCGAAGGCACGCTGGGCGTGATCACCGCAGTGGCGCTGCGGCTGTTTCCGCGCGCCGACACGCGCACGGTGGTGCTGGCGGCGGTCGAGTCGCCGCGCCAGGCGCTGCAGCTGTACGAGCTGCTGTTCGAGCAATGCGGCGCGCGCCTGCAGGCCTTCGAGTACTTCAGCGGCGATTGCCTGGACCTGGTGCTCACGCATGTCGACGGCTTGCACGAGCCGTTCGCGCAGCGCTATCCCGCCTACGTGCTGGTCGAGCTGGCCGACACGATCGACGAGGCCGCGCTCAACGCCCTGGTCGAGGAGGTGATCGGTGCGGCGCTGGAGCGCGAGTTGTGCCTGGATGCGGCCGTGTCGGCTTCGCTGGCGCAATTGCAGACGCTGTGGCGCCTGCGCGAGGAAATCTCGGAGGCGCAGCGCGCCGACGGGCCGCACCTCAAGCACGACGTGTCGCTGCCGATCGAGCGCATTCCCGAATTCATGGAAACGGCCGAGGCGCGCGTGCGCGAACGCTATCCCGATATTCGGCCGTTCATCTTCGGCCATTTCGGCGACGGCAATCTCCACTACAACCTGTCGCGTCCGGCGGGCGCGCCGCGCGAGTGGGCGGCCGAGCAGGGCGATGCCGTGACCGACCTGGTGCTCGACGAGGTGCTGCGCTATGGCGGCAGCATCAGCGCCGAGCATGGCATCGGCCAGCTCAAGCGCGACCACTTCCTGCACAGCAAGGATCCGCTCGAACTGCGGCTGATGCGCGAGATCAAGCGGGTGCTGGATCCGGCCGGCATCATGAATCCGGGCAAGCTGCTGTAG
- a CDS encoding GbsR/MarR family transcriptional regulator: MALSPQTERFVLHFGEMGSRWGVNRTVGQIYALLFLSPKALHADDIAEALGFSRSNVSMGLKELQSWRLVKLMHQVGDRRDYFETPKDVWEIFRILMEEKRKREIDPTLTLLRDTLLERPADEAQVYAQQRMHEMLELIELSTGWFDEVQRLPPETLQNLMKLGSKVQKVLGFAGKLRGKD, encoded by the coding sequence GTGGCGCTTTCTCCCCAAACCGAACGGTTCGTGCTGCATTTTGGCGAAATGGGTAGCCGCTGGGGCGTGAACCGCACCGTGGGGCAGATCTATGCCCTGCTGTTCCTGTCGCCCAAGGCCCTGCACGCCGACGACATCGCCGAGGCGCTGGGCTTTTCGCGTTCCAACGTCAGCATGGGCCTGAAGGAGCTGCAGTCGTGGCGGCTGGTCAAGCTGATGCACCAGGTCGGCGACCGGCGCGATTACTTCGAGACGCCCAAGGATGTTTGGGAAATTTTCCGCATCCTGATGGAAGAGAAGCGCAAGCGCGAAATCGATCCCACCCTTACGCTGTTGCGCGACACCTTGCTGGAGCGGCCGGCCGACGAGGCGCAAGTCTATGCCCAGCAGCGCATGCACGAGATGCTGGAGCTGATCGAGCTGTCCACGGGATGGTTCGACGAGGTGCAGCGCCTGCCGCCAGAAACGCTGCAAAATCTCATGAAACTGGGTTCAAAAGTGCAGAAAGTGCTGGGTTTTGCCGGCAAGCTGCGCGGCAAGGATTGA
- the cydB gene encoding cytochrome d ubiquinol oxidase subunit II gives MDSLIPFDYATLRVLWWLLLGALLIGFAVMDGFDLGVAALLPLVAKTDVERRVVLNVVGPVWEGNQVWLITAGGAIFAAWPLLYAASFSGFYLAMMLVLIALILRPVGFKYRSKMEGTRWRSRWDAVLCFCGVVAALVFGVAMGNIILGVPFGFDAATLRPEYEGHFYQLFKPFALLAGLVSVAMMVMHGGVLLAWRTHDPVSSRARNWGRLAALATAALFVAGGFWVAYGLDGHVITSAVDMHAPSNPMLKTVELQAGGWMANYEKWPLTWIAPALGVGGALLAFVLLSARANVLAFLASSVSIAGIILTVGFALFPFIMPSSSRPGAGLTVWDGSSSLLTLWIMLLAVAFFLPIITVYTAWVYRVMRGKVTEDSVDGTPNSY, from the coding sequence ATGGATAGCTTGATTCCTTTCGACTACGCCACCCTGCGCGTGCTCTGGTGGCTGCTGCTGGGCGCGCTGCTGATCGGCTTCGCCGTGATGGACGGTTTCGATCTGGGCGTGGCGGCGCTTCTGCCGCTGGTCGCCAAGACCGATGTCGAGCGGCGCGTGGTGCTCAACGTGGTCGGCCCGGTATGGGAAGGCAACCAGGTCTGGCTGATCACCGCCGGCGGGGCGATCTTCGCGGCCTGGCCGCTGCTGTATGCGGCCTCGTTCTCGGGCTTTTACCTGGCCATGATGCTGGTCCTCATCGCCCTGATCCTGCGGCCGGTGGGTTTCAAGTACCGCAGCAAGATGGAGGGCACGCGCTGGCGCAGCCGCTGGGACGCGGTGCTGTGCTTCTGCGGCGTGGTGGCCGCGCTGGTGTTCGGCGTGGCGATGGGCAATATCATCCTCGGCGTGCCGTTCGGCTTCGACGCGGCGACGCTGCGGCCCGAATACGAAGGCCACTTCTACCAGCTCTTCAAGCCTTTCGCGCTGCTGGCCGGCCTGGTCAGCGTGGCGATGATGGTGATGCATGGCGGCGTGCTGCTGGCCTGGCGCACGCATGACCCGGTGTCCTCGCGGGCGCGCAACTGGGGCCGCCTGGCGGCGCTGGCCACGGCCGCGCTGTTCGTGGCGGGCGGCTTCTGGGTGGCCTATGGCCTGGACGGGCACGTGATCACCAGCGCGGTGGACATGCATGCGCCGTCCAACCCCATGCTCAAGACCGTGGAGCTGCAGGCCGGCGGCTGGATGGCCAACTACGAGAAATGGCCGCTGACCTGGATCGCCCCGGCGCTGGGCGTGGGCGGCGCGCTGCTTGCCTTCGTGCTGCTCAGCGCGCGCGCCAACGTACTCGCCTTTCTCGCTTCGTCGGTGTCGATCGCTGGCATCATCCTCACGGTCGGCTTCGCGCTGTTTCCGTTCATCATGCCGTCGTCGAGCCGGCCCGGCGCCGGGCTGACGGTCTGGGACGGGTCGTCCAGCCTGCTGACGTTGTGGATCATGCTGCTGGCGGTGGCGTTCTTCCTGCCGATCATCACGGTCTACACGGCCTGGGTATATCGCGTCATGCGCGGCAAGGTCACCGAAGACTCGGTGGACGGCACGCCCAACTCGTACTGA